The following coding sequences lie in one Bacteroides helcogenes P 36-108 genomic window:
- a CDS encoding efflux RND transporter permease subunit: protein MKSASSFTVIVTFVCLALVGMALIPLLPVKLNPSRSLPGFTVVFRMPGTSSRVVEMEVTSKLESMLARIRGVKKLNSTSGNGFGNITVELDKHADVDAVRFEASTVVRQTWAQLPDGVSYPVIRMKVPDENASRPFMSFTLNAPSTPILIQQYAEEYIKPRLACLPGIYKIELSGATPMEWRLEYDSEQLRLLGVTLSDIQAAVQRHYRKEFLGTHNVDTGKGGEQWIRLALVPEADNGSFDPSAIPVTAADGKVLYLDELVTVTRVEEEPQGYYRINGLNSIYLSITAEETANQLKLSREVMDEMKNIEEVLPAGYEVHTSYDATEYIREELDKIYFRTGLTVLILLAFVWLITRKLKYLFLIVTSLAVNIAVALIFYYFFGLEMQLYSLAGITVSLNLVIDSTIVMTDHILHRRNLKAFMSVLAATLTTMGALAIIFFLDEKIRLNLQDFAAVVIINLAVSLMVALFFVPAMIEKVGLAKRTVRKTRKKRGFTLFGRARAFRTGLNRFVRRFPVYFTRFYSLLIRFLCRWRWAVCLLLLFGFGLPVFLLPQKLEGEGKWEAFYNKIFGSPVYKESVKPVVDKALGGSLRLFVQKVYEGSYFTRNEEVVLSAYANLPNGSTLEQMNTLIKRMEAYLSEFKEIKQFHASIYSPRRASINVYFKKEYQYSGFPYTLKANMISKALVLGGGSWGIYGLQDQGFSNDVRENAGSYRIKMYGYNYDELYEWAEKLKAQLLTHRRIKEVLINSEFSWWKDDYQEFYFNLDKERMAQEDVDARVLFAAVQPIFGKNMEVGSVLTGEGTEKIKLSSRQSQDYDVWAMQFFPYGVDADKHYKLSELAAVEKGQMPQEVAKESQQYRLCLQYEYIGSNEMGRKIQKRDLEEFSKMLPMGYTVESDNDAWGWNKKDNKQYLLLLVVIAIIFFTTSILFNSLRQPLAIIFVIPVSYIGVFLTFYWFHLNFDQGGFASFVLLCGITVNASIYILNEYNSIRRRYRCLSALRAYTKAWNSKVIPIFLTVVSTILGFIPFMIGTEKEAFWFPLAAGTIGGLVMSVIGIFFFLPVFVLKKKDLR from the coding sequence ATGAAATCTGCCTCTTCCTTCACCGTCATCGTGACGTTTGTCTGTCTTGCTTTGGTAGGTATGGCATTGATACCGCTATTGCCTGTCAAGTTGAATCCGTCACGCAGCCTGCCGGGATTTACTGTGGTATTCAGGATGCCGGGTACGTCATCTCGTGTGGTAGAGATGGAGGTAACCAGCAAGCTGGAATCCATGTTGGCACGCATCCGGGGGGTGAAGAAGCTGAATTCTACTTCCGGAAACGGTTTTGGCAATATCACTGTGGAGCTGGACAAGCATGCAGATGTGGATGCCGTGCGTTTCGAGGCTTCTACCGTTGTCCGCCAGACATGGGCGCAGTTGCCGGATGGGGTCAGCTATCCCGTCATCCGGATGAAAGTGCCCGATGAGAACGCGTCCCGCCCATTCATGTCTTTTACTTTGAATGCACCTTCTACGCCGATATTGATTCAGCAGTATGCGGAGGAATATATCAAGCCCCGTCTGGCATGTTTGCCGGGCATTTACAAGATAGAACTGAGTGGAGCCACTCCTATGGAATGGAGATTGGAGTATGACAGCGAACAGTTGCGTCTGTTGGGCGTTACTTTGTCGGACATTCAAGCGGCAGTGCAGCGTCATTACCGGAAGGAGTTTCTGGGTACTCACAATGTGGATACCGGCAAAGGAGGAGAGCAATGGATACGGCTTGCTTTAGTGCCGGAAGCGGATAACGGTAGTTTTGATCCTTCTGCCATTCCGGTGACGGCTGCCGATGGAAAAGTGTTGTATCTGGATGAATTGGTAACCGTCACCCGTGTAGAGGAGGAGCCTCAGGGCTATTATCGCATCAACGGGCTGAATTCCATATACCTTTCCATTACTGCGGAAGAAACTGCCAATCAGTTGAAACTCAGCCGCGAGGTAATGGACGAGATGAAGAATATTGAAGAAGTGCTTCCTGCCGGTTATGAAGTGCATACCAGTTATGATGCTACTGAATATATCCGCGAAGAACTTGACAAGATTTACTTTCGTACAGGATTGACTGTGCTCATTTTGCTGGCATTTGTCTGGCTCATCACCCGTAAGCTGAAATATCTTTTCCTGATTGTCACGAGCCTTGCGGTGAATATTGCGGTGGCATTGATCTTTTATTATTTTTTCGGGCTGGAAATGCAACTCTACTCTTTGGCCGGCATTACGGTATCATTGAATCTGGTGATAGACAGTACGATTGTCATGACCGACCATATTCTGCACCGTCGAAACCTGAAAGCTTTCATGTCGGTGCTGGCGGCAACCCTGACTACGATGGGAGCGTTGGCCATCATCTTCTTTCTGGACGAAAAGATTCGGCTCAACTTGCAGGATTTCGCGGCAGTTGTAATCATCAACCTGGCTGTTTCATTGATGGTGGCATTGTTCTTTGTACCTGCCATGATAGAGAAAGTAGGATTGGCGAAGCGCACCGTGAGAAAGACACGGAAGAAACGCGGTTTCACTCTGTTCGGAAGGGCACGGGCATTCAGAACGGGCTTGAACCGTTTTGTCAGGCGTTTTCCTGTTTATTTCACCCGGTTTTATTCCCTGCTCATCCGTTTCCTCTGTCGTTGGCGCTGGGCTGTATGTCTGCTATTGCTTTTCGGCTTCGGACTGCCCGTTTTCCTGTTGCCCCAAAAGCTGGAAGGCGAGGGGAAATGGGAAGCTTTTTATAATAAGATATTCGGCTCTCCCGTTTACAAGGAGTCCGTGAAGCCTGTTGTTGACAAAGCCTTGGGTGGTTCTCTGCGCCTTTTTGTACAGAAGGTCTATGAAGGCAGCTACTTTACCCGCAACGAAGAAGTGGTGCTTTCCGCCTACGCCAATCTGCCAAACGGGAGCACTCTTGAGCAGATGAATACACTGATAAAGCGCATGGAAGCTTACCTGAGCGAGTTTAAAGAAATCAAGCAATTTCATGCTTCCATCTACAGCCCCCGTCGTGCCAGCATCAATGTTTACTTCAAGAAGGAATATCAGTACAGTGGTTTCCCCTATACCTTGAAGGCCAATATGATTAGTAAGGCATTGGTCTTGGGGGGAGGCAGTTGGGGAATTTATGGCTTGCAGGATCAGGGATTCAGCAACGATGTACGCGAGAATGCAGGTTCCTATCGCATCAAGATGTATGGCTATAATTACGATGAGCTTTACGAATGGGCGGAGAAACTGAAGGCGCAGTTGCTTACTCACCGCCGTATCAAGGAAGTGCTCATCAATTCGGAATTCTCATGGTGGAAGGATGATTATCAGGAATTCTACTTTAACCTTGATAAAGAGCGCATGGCACAGGAGGATGTTGACGCGAGAGTGTTGTTTGCCGCCGTGCAGCCTATTTTCGGTAAGAATATGGAGGTGGGATCGGTGTTGACGGGGGAAGGAACGGAGAAAATCAAACTGTCTTCCCGGCAGTCGCAGGATTATGATGTGTGGGCTATGCAATTTTTCCCCTACGGTGTGGATGCCGACAAACATTATAAGCTTTCCGAACTGGCTGCGGTGGAAAAAGGCCAAATGCCGCAGGAGGTGGCCAAGGAGAGCCAGCAATACCGCCTTTGCCTGCAATATGAGTATATAGGTTCTAATGAGATGGGACGCAAGATACAGAAGCGTGACCTGGAGGAGTTCAGCAAGATGCTTCCGATGGGCTATACCGTAGAGTCGGACAACGATGCGTGGGGATGGAACAAGAAAGATAACAAGCAATACCTGCTGCTGTTGGTGGTGATTGCCATTATCTTTTTCACGACCAGCATTCTGTTCAATTCTTTGAGGCAGCCGCTTGCCATTATTTTCGTGATTCCGGTTTCTTACATAGGGGTGTTTCTCACATTCTACTGGTTCCACCTGAATTTCGACCAGGGAGGTTTTGCTTCGTTTGTCCTGCTGTGTGGTATTACGGTCAATGCCAGCATCTATATACTGAACGAGTACAACAGCATCCGCCGCCGCTATCGGTGTCTTTCTGCACTCCGCGCCTATACCAAAGCATGGAATTCAAAGGTCATCCCCATCTTTCTGACTGTGGTTTCTACTATTCTGGGCTTTATCCCGTTTATGATAGGTACGGAGAAGGAAGCTTTCTGGTTTCCGTTGGCAGCAGGAACCATAGGAGGACTGGTGATGTCCGTCATCGGCATTTTCTTCTTCCTGCCGGTATTTGTGCTGAAGAAGAAGGATTTGCGGTGA
- a CDS encoding efflux RND transporter permease subunit yields MVKFLIQRPIAVLMAFTACFIVGMVTYFTLPVSLLPDIAIPEITVQVSAQNTSARELENTIVKPLRQQLIQVAKLKDMNSETRDGAGIIRLSFDYGTNTDLAFIEVNEKIDAAMNYLPKDANRPKVVKASATDIPVFYLNLTLKSDSAYGKTDERAFLDLCEFAENVIKRRIEQLTEVAMVDVTGLLERQLQIVPDPDKLAVLGLSIEDIETALAQNNVEPGSMTVRDGYYEYNIKFSTLLRTETDVENILLRKEGRIIRLGDFCKVGIVPVREKGVSMSNGKRAVTLAVIKQADENMDDMKDAISQTMDYFRKVYPDVDFSISRNQTELLDYTISNLQQNLSLGFLFICIVAVLFLGDVKSPFIIGLSMVVSIVICFLFFYLFKMSLNIISLSGLILALGMMIDSSIIVTENISQYRERGYSLRRACVSGTSEVITPMLSSSLTTVAVFVPLIFMSGIAGALFYDQAFAVTVGLLISYFTGIMLLPVLYMLVYRTGMRGKSWFSRIRINNPLKEHTLDRFYDAGVDWVFAHKTFSVLFCIVSVPLCVFLFYFIGKERMPEIDQNELIARVEWNENIHVDENRHRVNALFGEMKTGTVEQTAAVGQQDYLLNREQALSSSEAELYFKTATPAEISSLQQKVYQRLKAEYPLAVVSFSPPETVFEKLFVTGEADVVAELYARNKEKAPVAAELRDLEDRFSELTGITPTGVAFENQLNICIQQEELLLYNVSYDELYRVLKTAFKENSVAMLHSYQQYLPISIVGEEKTVNDVLQQTLIQTRPDKNGEVEYVPLRNLVKVGPAEDLKTISAGRNGEYIPFRFYDVGDAFPLMEDVKQAVDETGDWDTAFSGSFFSNRRMLDELVVILFISVLLMYFILAAQFESFVQPLIVLLEIPIDVAFALLLLWICGHTLNLMSAIGLIVTCGIIINDSILKLDAINELRKDGMPLLEAIHEAGRRRLRPIIMTSLTTIFAMVPLLFSFDMGSELQKPLSIAMIGAMFIGTLVSLFIIPLIYWFIYRRAADR; encoded by the coding sequence ATGGTAAAGTTTCTGATACAACGGCCAATCGCCGTACTGATGGCATTTACGGCATGCTTCATTGTCGGTATGGTGACTTATTTCACCTTGCCTGTTTCCTTGTTGCCCGACATAGCTATTCCGGAAATTACAGTGCAGGTTTCGGCTCAGAACACTTCGGCGCGTGAACTGGAAAATACGATTGTGAAACCGCTGAGGCAGCAGCTTATTCAGGTGGCAAAGCTGAAGGATATGAACAGTGAGACGAGAGACGGTGCTGGCATTATCCGTTTGAGCTTTGACTATGGAACCAATACGGATCTTGCTTTCATTGAGGTGAACGAAAAGATAGATGCTGCCATGAATTATCTTCCCAAGGATGCCAATCGTCCCAAAGTGGTGAAGGCAAGTGCGACGGATATTCCTGTTTTCTATCTGAACCTGACCCTGAAAAGTGACAGTGCCTATGGTAAAACTGACGAACGGGCTTTTCTGGATCTGTGTGAGTTTGCGGAGAATGTCATCAAACGGCGCATTGAACAACTGACGGAGGTGGCAATGGTTGATGTGACCGGACTTCTGGAGCGTCAGTTGCAGATTGTTCCCGATCCGGACAAACTGGCTGTGTTGGGACTTTCCATTGAAGATATAGAAACTGCTCTGGCACAGAATAATGTAGAACCGGGCAGTATGACTGTGCGCGATGGTTATTACGAATATAATATAAAGTTCTCTACCCTGCTGCGCACTGAGACGGATGTGGAGAACATTCTTCTGAGAAAGGAAGGACGTATTATCCGTTTGGGGGATTTCTGTAAGGTAGGCATTGTTCCCGTCAGGGAAAAGGGAGTGTCTATGAGTAATGGAAAACGGGCGGTTACTTTGGCTGTCATCAAGCAGGCAGACGAAAATATGGATGATATGAAGGATGCCATCAGTCAGACTATGGACTATTTCAGGAAGGTATATCCGGATGTCGATTTCAGTATCAGCCGTAATCAGACGGAGCTGCTGGATTATACGATTTCCAATTTGCAGCAAAATCTTTCATTGGGATTCCTCTTTATCTGCATTGTGGCGGTTCTCTTTTTGGGAGATGTGAAATCTCCTTTCATCATCGGGCTGAGCATGGTGGTGTCTATTGTGATCTGTTTTCTCTTTTTCTATCTTTTCAAGATGTCGCTCAACATCATTTCCTTGTCCGGCTTGATTTTGGCGCTGGGCATGATGATTGACAGCAGTATCATTGTAACGGAGAATATCTCCCAATATCGTGAGCGTGGATATTCGCTGAGGCGTGCTTGCGTGTCCGGAACCAGTGAGGTTATCACTCCTATGCTTAGTTCCTCGCTTACTACGGTTGCCGTATTCGTACCGTTGATTTTTATGAGTGGCATTGCGGGGGCATTGTTCTATGATCAGGCTTTTGCCGTGACGGTGGGTTTGCTTATATCCTATTTTACCGGCATTATGCTGTTGCCGGTACTCTATATGCTGGTCTATCGCACGGGTATGCGCGGAAAGTCGTGGTTCTCCCGTATTCGCATCAATAATCCTTTGAAGGAACATACACTGGACCGCTTTTATGATGCGGGTGTTGATTGGGTATTTGCCCATAAGACGTTCAGTGTGCTTTTCTGCATTGTCTCCGTACCTCTTTGCGTGTTTCTTTTCTATTTTATTGGCAAGGAACGTATGCCGGAGATAGATCAGAATGAGTTGATAGCCCGTGTGGAATGGAATGAAAATATCCATGTGGATGAGAATCGCCATCGGGTAAACGCTTTATTCGGAGAAATGAAAACCGGAACTGTTGAACAGACGGCGGCTGTAGGCCAGCAGGATTATTTATTGAACCGTGAACAGGCTCTGTCTTCTTCGGAAGCGGAGTTATACTTCAAGACTGCCACTCCTGCGGAAATTTCTTCTTTGCAGCAAAAGGTATATCAGAGGTTGAAAGCGGAATATCCGTTGGCGGTTGTCTCTTTTTCTCCGCCCGAAACAGTGTTTGAGAAACTGTTTGTGACGGGGGAAGCAGATGTTGTTGCCGAACTCTATGCCCGCAATAAGGAAAAAGCGCCGGTTGCCGCAGAGTTGAGGGATTTGGAGGATCGGTTCTCTGAACTGACAGGCATAACTCCCACCGGAGTTGCTTTTGAGAACCAGTTGAACATTTGTATTCAGCAAGAGGAGCTTTTGTTGTACAATGTTTCGTATGATGAGCTGTATAGGGTGTTGAAGACCGCTTTTAAAGAAAACAGTGTGGCGATGCTGCACTCTTACCAGCAATATTTGCCTATCAGCATTGTGGGAGAGGAAAAGACGGTAAATGATGTGTTGCAACAAACGCTGATACAGACGCGGCCCGACAAGAATGGAGAGGTGGAGTATGTTCCGTTGCGGAACCTTGTGAAAGTAGGTCCGGCGGAGGATTTGAAAACGATTTCCGCAGGGCGCAACGGGGAGTATATACCTTTCCGCTTTTATGATGTGGGCGATGCTTTTCCTCTGATGGAAGATGTGAAGCAGGCGGTGGATGAAACCGGAGATTGGGATACGGCTTTTTCCGGAAGCTTTTTCTCCAATCGCAGGATGCTGGATGAACTGGTGGTGATTCTGTTCATCTCGGTTTTGCTGATGTATTTTATCTTAGCTGCGCAGTTCGAGAGCTTCGTGCAGCCATTGATCGTTTTGCTGGAGATACCGATAGATGTTGCTTTCGCTTTGCTTCTGCTGTGGATTTGCGGACATACGTTGAATTTGATGTCCGCCATCGGTCTCATTGTGACCTGCGGCATCATCATCAACGACTCCATTCTGAAGCTGGATGCCATCAATGAATTGAGGAAAGATGGGATGCCGTTGCTGGAAGCCATTCATGAGGCTGGACGCAGAAGGCTGCGCCCTATTATAATGACGTCGCTGACTACGATTTTTGCCATGGTTCCGTTGCTGTTCTCTTTTGATATGGGGTCGGAATTGCAGAAACCGCTTTCCATAGCCATGATTGGAGCGATGTTTATAGGTACATTGGTCAGTTTGTTCATTATACCGTTGATATATTGGTTTATATACAGGCGTGCTGCGGATAGATGA
- a CDS encoding efflux RND transporter periplasmic adaptor subunit codes for MKTLNCRYLLYITVALLAACSGTKKEDGAEEGVTTALPGDNNEVTVQVLKRQPFDHELVSNGKITAGGQADLRFETAGVIAHVYVKNGDRVHKGQKLAELDKFRLTNKTAQAKDALEKAKLELQDVLIGQGYPAGEHPEVPADIMKLARVKSGYDQSLSQYELAKYEEEHATLTAPFDGVVANLFSKPYNVASTSEAFCTIVGTQGMETDFTVLESELPLIKDGDKVVVTPYSDAASGYEGRITQINPLVDDKGMVKVKAAVNGKGKLFSGMNVRINVHRSLGEQLVIPKSAVVLRSGKQVVFTLKDGKAHWNYVHTGLENAESYSLIDTSGECLEEGDTVIVTGNVNLADEAPVKINK; via the coding sequence ATGAAGACACTGAATTGTCGATACTTGCTGTATATTACTGTTGCTTTGTTGGCAGCATGTTCCGGTACTAAGAAAGAAGATGGCGCCGAGGAAGGAGTGACTACCGCATTGCCGGGTGATAACAATGAAGTGACCGTGCAGGTGCTGAAACGGCAACCTTTTGATCATGAGTTGGTGAGTAACGGAAAGATAACGGCCGGCGGGCAGGCTGACTTGCGCTTTGAAACGGCAGGGGTCATCGCTCATGTTTATGTAAAGAACGGTGATCGTGTGCATAAAGGGCAGAAGTTGGCAGAACTGGATAAATTTCGTCTGACCAACAAGACGGCACAAGCTAAGGATGCTCTGGAAAAAGCGAAGCTTGAATTGCAGGATGTATTGATAGGGCAGGGATATCCGGCAGGTGAACACCCTGAAGTACCTGCAGACATCATGAAATTGGCAAGGGTAAAGAGTGGTTATGATCAGAGCCTTTCCCAATATGAACTTGCCAAATATGAAGAAGAACACGCCACTCTGACTGCACCTTTCGATGGGGTGGTAGCTAATCTGTTTTCCAAGCCCTACAATGTGGCGAGTACTTCTGAAGCATTCTGTACTATTGTTGGTACACAGGGCATGGAGACTGACTTTACGGTTTTGGAAAGTGAGCTCCCGTTGATAAAGGATGGAGATAAAGTAGTGGTAACTCCTTATTCGGATGCTGCTTCCGGGTATGAAGGGCGTATCACGCAGATCAATCCTTTGGTTGATGATAAAGGTATGGTTAAGGTGAAAGCTGCGGTTAATGGAAAAGGAAAGTTGTTTAGCGGTATGAATGTACGGATAAATGTGCATCGTTCTCTTGGAGAGCAGCTTGTGATACCGAAAAGTGCTGTTGTGTTGCGTTCGGGAAAGCAGGTGGTGTTTACTTTGAAGGATGGCAAGGCGCATTGGAATTATGTACATACCGGGTTGGAGAATGCCGAAAGCTACAGCTTGATAGATACTTCGGGGGAATGCTTGGAAGAAGGGGATACGGTCATTGTGACAGGAAATGTGAATCTGGCGGATGAAGCACCGGTTAAGATTAATAAATAA
- a CDS encoding O-antigen ligase family protein, with the protein MKIDYLKYGMDTLVFGVTLGMLSLVCVTDSALLPGEAVGRWVWFDKAALAAVVCISASLLLPTRGKLLSFSSAVSFSLMILGGVEAILGIRQLYGFAASNHSLFALTGSFFNPGPYSGYLAMALPVCLHRWMLTDGKRWERMFSGGVMVLILCVLPAGMSRSAWLAAGASCLWVYACHAGWWKHLQRMWRLSRKRLVVVAVVAMGIMVLAGVLLFTLKPDSARGRLFMWKMSCRAVAERPVAGHGVGSFATAYGNAQEAYFAAGDYEAWEEHVAGSPEYAFNEYLQMAVEIGIPLSICVLAGIGICLYIGMLKKRFGICGAIFSLMIFSFFSYPLQLPAFVVMLGALLPACVLGNSRLEWICLAVLTGAAGGFRLDRDLKTEHACKEWMNARVLYNAGAYEAAERSYKGLYPLLKDRAAFLFEYGHGLHKLRKFEASNRILKEAMRWSCDPMILNVIGKNCQLAGEYSLAEDWFIRSTHRLPGRIYPYYLLAKLYAEPDFRQPEKLEAMKRIVLTKRPKVDSSAIRQMREEVKRIEIFTNF; encoded by the coding sequence ATGAAGATTGATTACTTGAAATATGGCATGGATACACTGGTGTTTGGCGTTACATTAGGTATGCTTTCTCTTGTTTGTGTGACCGATTCTGCACTTTTGCCGGGTGAAGCCGTAGGGCGGTGGGTGTGGTTTGATAAGGCTGCTTTGGCGGCTGTTGTCTGTATTTCGGCATCATTGCTGTTGCCCACGAGAGGTAAGCTCTTGTCTTTTTCTTCGGCAGTCTCTTTTTCATTGATGATTCTCGGTGGTGTTGAGGCGATTTTAGGAATACGCCAGCTTTACGGCTTTGCTGCTTCCAATCATTCACTTTTTGCCTTGACAGGCAGTTTTTTCAATCCGGGCCCTTATTCGGGATATCTGGCAATGGCACTTCCCGTCTGTCTGCACCGATGGATGCTGACCGATGGGAAAAGATGGGAACGTATGTTTTCCGGTGGCGTGATGGTGCTTATTCTTTGCGTGTTGCCTGCAGGTATGAGCCGTTCGGCCTGGTTGGCGGCAGGAGCCTCTTGTTTGTGGGTGTATGCCTGCCATGCCGGGTGGTGGAAACATTTGCAGAGGATGTGGAGGCTCAGTAGGAAACGTCTGGTTGTGGTTGCGGTGGTGGCGATGGGAATCATGGTGCTCGCTGGTGTCTTGCTGTTTACTTTGAAACCCGACTCGGCACGTGGGAGGTTGTTCATGTGGAAGATGTCTTGTCGGGCTGTTGCTGAAAGACCTGTGGCGGGGCATGGCGTCGGAAGTTTTGCCACGGCATACGGCAATGCGCAAGAAGCTTATTTTGCGGCGGGTGACTATGAGGCATGGGAAGAGCATGTTGCGGGAAGTCCGGAGTATGCCTTTAATGAATACTTGCAGATGGCGGTGGAAATAGGAATTCCTTTAAGTATTTGTGTATTGGCGGGTATAGGAATTTGCCTGTATATCGGCATGCTGAAAAAACGTTTCGGGATCTGTGGGGCTATTTTCTCTTTGATGATATTCTCTTTCTTTTCTTATCCGTTGCAACTTCCGGCATTTGTCGTCATGCTTGGTGCGTTACTGCCGGCATGTGTCTTGGGAAACAGTCGCTTGGAGTGGATATGTTTGGCTGTGTTGACGGGAGCAGCCGGTGGCTTTCGTTTGGACAGAGACTTGAAAACGGAGCATGCCTGCAAGGAGTGGATGAATGCAAGAGTGCTGTACAATGCGGGGGCGTATGAAGCTGCCGAGCGAAGTTACAAAGGCCTTTATCCTTTGCTGAAGGACCGGGCTGCTTTCTTGTTTGAGTATGGTCACGGATTGCATAAGTTGCGGAAGTTTGAAGCTTCCAACCGCATCCTGAAGGAAGCCATGAGGTGGAGTTGCGACCCGATGATTCTGAACGTCATAGGAAAGAACTGCCAATTGGCGGGTGAGTATTCGTTGGCGGAAGATTGGTTTATCCGTTCCACCCACCGTTTGCCGGGACGTATTTATCCTTATTATCTGTTGGCGAAACTTTATGCGGAACCGGACTTCCGGCAACCGGAAAAGTTGGAGGCTATGAAACGGATTGTTTTGACGAAACGACCCAAAGTGGATTCTTCGGCAATCCGGCAGATGAGGGAAGAAGTGAAAAGGATAGAAATATTTACGAATTTTTAG
- a CDS encoding TolC family protein: MKKIAFALFVGLNIMSAYAQQRITLDLQQTIALANDSSLEAFRTKNMYLSGYWEYRTFKANRLPSLTLNMTPAQYNRDITKRYDSEQDLDVYRSQQSFYAYGNLAVRQNFDLTGGTFYLDTELGYMRSFGSNKYTQFTSVPVRLGYSQSLVGYNAFRWERKIEPLKYEKVKKEYIYNAEKVSETATTYFFALAMAQAEYDLAKENAVSTDTLYRIGMQRLKIAAISRADLLTLKLDVVNARNTLQNATSALKRAMFSLASFLNLEKNTEIRAVLPGSPQTLTISVDEALAAAQANNPDFLGLRQNILEAEQSVDKTKKESRFNASINASIGFNQVAEKLGEAYKNPMQQEMVSVSVSIPLIDWGVRKGKYNMARNNLNVVKTSARQSEISIEEEVIMTVADFNVQQDLVASAEEALDLSVLAYNETRQRFIIGKADVNSLTLALNRQQEAQRNYISALQNYWQNYYKIRKLTLHDFASGFSLSDKFDYDK; this comes from the coding sequence ATGAAAAAGATTGCTTTTGCACTATTTGTGGGTCTGAACATAATGTCGGCTTATGCTCAACAACGCATTACGCTCGACTTGCAGCAAACCATTGCATTGGCCAATGACAGTTCTTTGGAGGCTTTCCGTACCAAGAACATGTATTTGTCCGGTTATTGGGAATATCGCACCTTTAAAGCTAACCGTTTGCCCAGTCTGACTTTGAATATGACTCCGGCGCAGTATAACCGTGATATCACCAAACGTTACGATTCCGAACAGGACTTGGATGTTTACCGCAGCCAGCAGTCTTTTTATGCATACGGCAATCTTGCCGTTCGGCAAAACTTTGACCTGACGGGAGGTACTTTCTATCTGGATACTGAACTTGGGTATATGCGGAGCTTCGGAAGCAATAAATATACTCAATTTACCAGTGTACCGGTGCGGTTGGGGTATTCGCAGAGCCTGGTGGGGTATAATGCTTTTCGTTGGGAGCGCAAAATAGAGCCGCTGAAGTATGAGAAGGTGAAGAAAGAGTATATCTATAATGCCGAAAAAGTATCTGAAACAGCCACCACCTATTTCTTTGCCTTGGCTATGGCACAGGCAGAATATGACCTCGCAAAAGAAAATGCCGTTTCTACCGATACGCTGTATCGTATCGGCATGCAGAGGCTGAAGATTGCCGCCATCAGCCGTGCGGACTTACTGACGCTGAAACTGGATGTGGTCAATGCCCGCAATACGTTGCAGAACGCGACCAGTGCATTGAAGCGTGCCATGTTCTCCTTGGCTTCCTTCCTGAATCTGGAAAAGAACACGGAGATCAGAGCCGTACTTCCGGGAAGTCCTCAGACATTGACTATTTCGGTAGATGAGGCTTTGGCTGCCGCACAAGCCAATAATCCTGACTTTTTAGGGCTCCGCCAGAATATCCTGGAAGCGGAGCAGAGTGTGGACAAAACCAAGAAAGAATCTCGTTTCAATGCCAGCATCAATGCCAGCATCGGCTTTAACCAGGTGGCGGAGAAACTTGGTGAAGCTTACAAGAATCCCATGCAGCAGGAAATGGTATCGGTCAGTGTTTCCATTCCTTTGATAGACTGGGGGGTGCGTAAAGGTAAGTACAATATGGCAAGAAATAATCTGAATGTGGTGAAGACTTCTGCCCGCCAGAGTGAAATCAGCATTGAGGAAGAGGTGATTATGACCGTGGCCGATTTCAATGTACAGCAAGATTTGGTGGCAAGTGCCGAAGAAGCCCTCGACTTGTCTGTTTTGGCATATAATGAAACCCGCCAGCGCTTTATAATAGGCAAGGCGGATGTCAATAGCCTGACGCTTGCATTGAACCGCCAGCAGGAAGCGCAGCGCAATTATATCTCCGCTTTGCAGAATTATTGGCAAAACTATTACAAAATACGGAAACTGACATTGCACGACTTTGCATCGGGCTTCTCGCTTTCTGATAAATTTGATTACGATAAATGA